A genomic window from Phoenix dactylifera cultivar Barhee BC4 chromosome 7, palm_55x_up_171113_PBpolish2nd_filt_p, whole genome shotgun sequence includes:
- the LOC103710033 gene encoding uncharacterized protein LOC103710033 codes for MGNCQATEAATVVIQHPGGRVERLYWPTSAEQVMRSNPGHYVALVTLCVSKEQREGEDSVRLTRVRLLKPKDTLLFGQVYRLITSQEVTKAIRARKYEKMKKTQSELIKKQQQEQQRLEQLQSRTDGHEEVLDGERQPDSESINQVAKLERERQKSSTQSAGRARQWRPSLQSISEVGS; via the exons atgggGAATTGTCAGGCGACGGAGGCGGCGACGGTGGTGATCCAGCATCCGGGAGGGAGGGTGGAGAGGCTCTATTGGCCGACGAGCGCGGAGCAAGTCATGCGAAGCAACCCGGGTCACTACGTGGCCCTCGTCACGCTCTGCGTCTCCAAGGAGCAGCGCGAGGGCGAAGACAGCGTGCGCCTAACTCGCGTGAGGCTCCTCAAGCCCAAGGACACGCTCCTGTTCGGCCAAGTCTATCGACTCATCACTTCACAAG AGGTCACCAAGGCTATTCGGGCAAGGAAGTacgagaagatgaagaagacccAGTCCGAGTTGATCAAGAAACAGCAGCAGGAGCAGCAGAGGCTGGAGCAGCTGCAGAGTAGAACAGACGGTCATGAGGAAGTTCTTGATGGGGAAAGACAGCCTGATTCAGAGAGTATAAATCAG GTGGCAAAGCTGGAGAGAGAGCGACAGAAGAGCAGCACACAGTCGGCCGGGAGGGCCAGACAGTGGCGTCCTTCACTGCAGAGCATATCTGAAGTTGGAAGCTGA